Proteins found in one Promicromonospora sukumoe genomic segment:
- a CDS encoding esterase-like activity of phytase family protein codes for MSTPLRTRAARVVAAAAATSLLLPAAVAVAGPRPGPATEHHGGTHLAATLAGRATLSADYLADGPPSGAAASPGNGRQGPWDGQVIPGFSAMVDNHDGTFWAQPDNGFGAKGNSADFLLRNYLVRPQWDTGRGKPSGKHSGKGNGEIKVLDFVEYNDRDHVLDFDIVNEDTTDRLLTGADFDVESLVRAADGTFWVGEEFGPFLLHFDADGTLLEAPYGFPDGKSPGNPYLEPGETPNVGSSRGFEAMAGSGRYLYPVVEGALADDADPRRRWIYQFDTRRGEYTGKRWAYQTDQTANVIGDAFSTGRDSMLLIERDDFEGDQSVTKRVYEIDLGRTDRDGFVRKELVVDALRIDNPRGIDAGEGYGLGETFALPVQSFETVLFVDKDTLLIGNDNNYPGNDARVTGTPDDTEMALVDLRKKRVADDGVTVVGHRGASGYRPEHTLAAYETAINQCADYIEPDVVSTKDGVLVARHENEISGTTDVATHAEFAGRRTTKTIDGARITGWFTEDFTLAELRTLRAKERLPQVRPQNTAFDGLYLIPTLDEVLDLARNSRTCDGAPVGVYPETKHPTYFDSVGLSLEEPLVAELRRNGFDRRDAPVIVQSFEVGNLQELDELTDVPLGQLISSSGAPYDLVADGDPRTYADLVTRQGLREIATYADGIGSEKNVLIPRNADGTLAAPSSVIRDAHRAGLDVHAWTFRRENQFLAAEFRSSADPNGIGDLVGEIEVFLDAGLDGFFSDNPDLGDAAVS; via the coding sequence ATGAGCACACCCCTGCGTACCCGCGCCGCGCGCGTGGTGGCCGCCGCGGCAGCGACGTCGTTGCTGCTGCCGGCGGCCGTCGCCGTCGCCGGGCCCCGGCCCGGACCCGCGACCGAGCACCACGGCGGCACCCATCTCGCCGCGACCCTGGCGGGTCGCGCCACCCTGTCGGCCGACTACCTGGCGGACGGCCCGCCGTCGGGCGCGGCCGCCAGCCCCGGCAACGGCCGGCAGGGACCCTGGGACGGCCAGGTGATCCCCGGCTTCTCCGCCATGGTCGACAACCACGACGGCACCTTCTGGGCCCAGCCGGACAACGGCTTCGGGGCCAAGGGCAACTCCGCCGACTTCCTGCTGCGCAACTACCTGGTGCGCCCCCAGTGGGACACGGGCCGCGGCAAGCCGTCCGGCAAGCACTCCGGCAAGGGCAACGGCGAGATCAAGGTGCTCGACTTCGTCGAGTACAACGACCGCGACCACGTGCTCGACTTCGACATCGTCAACGAGGACACCACCGACCGCCTGCTGACCGGTGCCGACTTCGACGTCGAGTCCCTCGTCCGCGCCGCCGACGGCACGTTCTGGGTGGGCGAGGAGTTCGGCCCGTTCCTGCTGCACTTCGACGCCGACGGCACGCTGCTGGAGGCGCCCTACGGGTTCCCCGACGGCAAGTCGCCGGGCAACCCGTACCTGGAGCCGGGCGAGACGCCCAACGTGGGCAGCAGCCGCGGCTTCGAGGCCATGGCGGGCAGCGGACGCTACCTCTACCCGGTGGTCGAGGGCGCCCTGGCCGACGACGCCGACCCCCGCCGCCGCTGGATCTACCAGTTCGACACCCGCCGCGGCGAGTACACCGGCAAGCGCTGGGCGTACCAGACCGACCAGACGGCGAACGTCATCGGCGACGCCTTCTCGACCGGCCGCGACTCGATGCTGCTCATCGAGCGCGACGACTTCGAGGGCGACCAGTCGGTCACCAAGCGCGTCTACGAGATCGACCTGGGCCGCACGGACCGCGACGGGTTCGTCCGCAAGGAGCTCGTCGTGGACGCGCTGCGGATCGACAACCCGCGCGGCATCGACGCGGGGGAGGGCTACGGCCTCGGCGAGACGTTCGCCCTGCCCGTGCAGTCCTTCGAGACCGTCCTGTTCGTCGACAAGGACACGCTCCTGATCGGCAACGACAACAACTACCCCGGCAACGACGCGCGGGTCACGGGCACCCCGGACGACACCGAGATGGCCCTGGTCGACCTCAGGAAGAAGCGCGTGGCCGACGACGGCGTCACCGTCGTCGGGCACCGCGGGGCCTCGGGCTACCGGCCCGAGCACACGCTCGCCGCGTACGAGACCGCGATCAACCAGTGCGCCGACTACATCGAGCCCGACGTGGTCTCCACGAAGGACGGCGTGCTGGTCGCCCGGCACGAGAACGAGATCAGCGGCACCACCGACGTCGCCACCCACGCCGAGTTCGCCGGCCGTCGCACCACCAAGACGATCGACGGCGCCCGGATCACCGGCTGGTTCACCGAGGACTTCACGCTCGCCGAGCTGCGCACCCTGCGCGCCAAGGAGCGACTGCCGCAGGTCCGGCCCCAGAACACCGCGTTCGACGGGCTCTACCTGATCCCGACGCTCGACGAGGTGCTCGACCTGGCCCGCAACAGCCGCACCTGCGACGGCGCGCCCGTCGGCGTCTACCCGGAGACCAAGCACCCCACCTACTTCGACTCCGTGGGCCTCTCCCTGGAGGAGCCGCTGGTGGCCGAGCTGCGCCGCAACGGGTTCGACCGCCGGGACGCCCCGGTGATCGTGCAGTCCTTCGAGGTCGGCAACCTCCAGGAGCTCGACGAGCTCACCGACGTGCCGCTCGGCCAGCTCATCAGCAGCAGCGGCGCGCCCTACGACCTCGTAGCCGACGGCGACCCGCGCACCTACGCCGACCTCGTCACCCGCCAGGGGCTCCGCGAGATCGCGACCTACGCCGACGGCATCGGCTCCGAGAAGAACGTGCTGATCCCGCGGAACGCCGACGGCACGCTCGCCGCGCCCAGCAGCGTGATCCGCGACGCCCACCGCGCGGGCCTGGACGTCCACGCCTGGACGTTCCGCCGGGAGAACCAGTTCCTCGCCGCCGAGTTCCGCTCCTCGGCAGACCCGAACGGGATCGGTGACCTGGTGGGTGAGATCGAGGTGTTCCTTGATGCCGGTCTGGACGGATTCTTCTCGGACAACCCGGACCTCGGCGACGCCGCGGTGAGCTGA
- a CDS encoding LCP family protein: MPRHLRHQRSHRAARAAALVVVGALALVAAGGAAAYLDLKQQIGVSDVSGLVKGPTPSADPDDPFTGRSLNILVMGTDLRGGENTKIAGEGDGGMRSDTTMLVHVSGDRSRMEVVSIPRDSLVDIPSCKLPDGSESGATYGMFNSAFTIGGGAEEDLTYAAACTISAVQTLTGVPVTNHMVVKMDGVVEVVEALGGVRMCLPEPLVQNPAYGRFELPAGEQTLDGRQAIGFLRARHGTGLGLEQGSDLTRIERQQAFVDALVRQILDQNVVTNSPRLYRTIEAVLRAISADPGLADPAALAGLAFSIRDIDPSEIVFTELPVVAAPTDPNRVVWTEDAAAIWERLAADEPPPGHKSSGSGGGSSDKPSRETSGGASDEATDEATSRGTDGATSPSDTPSPSPSPSLLPGVCAD; the protein is encoded by the coding sequence GTGCCCCGGCACCTCCGTCACCAGCGCAGTCATCGCGCCGCGCGCGCCGCGGCGCTCGTCGTCGTCGGCGCGCTGGCCCTCGTGGCAGCCGGCGGCGCCGCCGCCTATCTCGACCTGAAGCAGCAGATCGGCGTCAGCGACGTGTCCGGTCTCGTCAAGGGGCCGACGCCGTCCGCCGACCCCGACGACCCCTTCACCGGCCGCAGCCTGAACATCCTGGTCATGGGCACCGACCTGCGCGGCGGCGAGAACACGAAGATCGCCGGCGAGGGCGACGGCGGCATGCGGTCGGACACCACGATGCTGGTGCACGTCTCGGGCGACCGGTCCCGCATGGAGGTGGTCTCGATCCCGCGCGACTCGCTGGTCGACATCCCGTCGTGCAAGCTGCCCGACGGCAGCGAGTCCGGCGCCACCTACGGCATGTTCAACAGCGCGTTCACGATCGGCGGCGGCGCCGAGGAGGACCTCACCTACGCCGCCGCCTGCACCATCTCCGCCGTGCAGACCCTCACGGGCGTCCCCGTCACCAATCACATGGTCGTCAAGATGGACGGCGTGGTCGAGGTCGTCGAGGCGCTCGGCGGGGTGCGCATGTGCCTGCCCGAGCCGCTCGTCCAGAACCCGGCGTACGGCCGCTTCGAGCTGCCCGCCGGCGAGCAGACCCTCGACGGCCGCCAGGCCATCGGGTTCCTCCGGGCCCGGCACGGCACCGGCCTGGGCCTGGAGCAGGGCAGCGACCTCACCCGGATCGAACGGCAGCAGGCGTTCGTCGACGCGCTCGTCCGCCAGATCCTGGACCAGAACGTCGTGACCAACTCCCCGCGGCTGTACCGGACCATCGAGGCGGTGCTCCGCGCCATCTCTGCCGACCCCGGGCTGGCCGACCCCGCGGCGCTCGCGGGCCTCGCCTTCAGCATCCGCGACATCGATCCCTCCGAGATCGTGTTCACCGAGCTGCCCGTGGTCGCCGCCCCGACCGACCCCAACCGGGTGGTCTGGACCGAGGACGCCGCGGCGATCTGGGAGCGCCTCGCGGCCGACGAGCCGCCACCCGGGCACAAGTCCTCGGGTTCGGGCGGCGGCTCGTCGGACAAGCCGTCCCGGGAGACGTCCGGCGGCGCCTCGGACGAGGCCACGGACGAGGCCACGAGCCGGGGGACCGACGGCGCGACGTCGCCGTCGGACACCCCCAGCCCGTCACCCTCGCCCTCGCTGCTGCCGGGCGTCTGCGCCGACTGA
- a CDS encoding LCP family protein: MASDFWTAVRPVGEIIPGVPRHARSGERQPRHVRSWRKAFVVRTAAMSVIGVMAFGSAAAATAYHNAISQIDVQDLDGLVTEVVEPKDPSDPFKDEPVNLLLMGTDIRDGSNADIGGVVDGMRSDTTMLVHISADRQWMEIVSLPRDTFVDIPSCKLPDGSQSQPYRDKFNASFTVGSGGTDLKHAAACTINTVNAITGITVTNHAVVKMNGVIDVVDAIGGVKMCLPEALHGDPRSARIDLPAGENRLDGKTAIQFLRVRKGTGMGLEMGSDLTRIERQQAFINATFRQILSAETLADPTKTFRLINAALGSLSADPAIANPGSVAGLAWSLREIEKRNIIMTKVPVYDTTENGVSGLGWGPESAEIFARVAADEPPDDVVLEEPEPSASPSGSGAAEGGSGDAGGSEGDAGGTEGDAGGDGGEMADAGDGATEGDTADGATGGGKPTKPKPSPSPEVLLDGVCA; encoded by the coding sequence GTGGCGAGTGACTTCTGGACGGCAGTGCGACCTGTCGGCGAGATAATTCCCGGGGTTCCCCGACATGCGCGCTCGGGGGAGCGCCAGCCGCGCCACGTGCGCAGCTGGCGCAAGGCGTTCGTGGTCCGCACCGCCGCGATGAGCGTCATCGGGGTGATGGCGTTCGGCTCCGCCGCGGCGGCGACGGCGTACCACAACGCGATCTCGCAGATCGACGTCCAGGACCTGGACGGCCTGGTCACCGAGGTCGTCGAGCCGAAGGACCCGTCCGACCCGTTCAAGGACGAGCCGGTCAACCTGCTGCTCATGGGCACCGACATCCGGGACGGCTCGAACGCGGACATCGGCGGCGTCGTCGACGGCATGCGCTCCGACACCACGATGCTGGTGCACATCTCGGCGGACCGGCAGTGGATGGAGATCGTGTCCCTGCCCCGCGACACCTTCGTGGACATCCCCTCGTGCAAGCTCCCCGACGGCAGCCAGTCGCAGCCCTACCGGGACAAGTTCAACGCCTCGTTCACCGTCGGCAGCGGCGGCACGGATCTCAAGCACGCCGCCGCCTGCACCATCAACACGGTCAACGCGATCACCGGCATCACGGTGACCAACCACGCCGTCGTCAAGATGAACGGCGTGATCGACGTCGTCGACGCGATCGGCGGCGTGAAGATGTGCCTGCCGGAGGCGCTGCACGGTGACCCGCGGTCCGCGCGGATCGACCTGCCTGCCGGCGAGAACCGGCTGGACGGCAAGACCGCCATCCAGTTCCTGCGCGTCCGCAAGGGCACCGGCATGGGCCTGGAGATGGGCAGCGACCTGACCCGCATCGAGCGGCAGCAGGCGTTCATCAACGCGACGTTCCGCCAGATCCTGTCCGCCGAGACGCTCGCGGACCCGACCAAGACGTTCCGGCTGATCAACGCGGCCCTCGGCTCGCTGAGCGCCGACCCGGCGATCGCCAACCCGGGCAGCGTGGCCGGCCTGGCCTGGTCGCTGCGCGAGATCGAGAAGCGCAACATCATCATGACCAAGGTCCCGGTGTACGACACCACCGAGAACGGCGTCAGCGGGCTCGGCTGGGGCCCGGAGTCCGCGGAGATCTTCGCGCGCGTCGCCGCCGACGAGCCGCCGGACGACGTCGTCCTGGAGGAGCCGGAGCCGTCCGCCTCGCCGAGCGGGAGCGGTGCGGCCGAGGGGGGCTCCGGCGACGCCGGGGGCTCCGAGGGTGACGCCGGAGGCACGGAGGGCGACGCGGGTGGCGACGGCGGCGAGATGGCCGACGCCGGGGACGGCGCGACCGAGGGCGACACCGCGGACGGCGCCACCGGCGGCGGCAAGCCGACCAAGCCGAAGCCCAGCCCGAGCCCCGAGGTGCTGCTCGACGGCGTCTGCGCCTGA
- a CDS encoding LysE/ArgO family amino acid transporter, whose protein sequence is MLSALAGMAFGLSLIVAVGAQNIFVLRQGLRREHVGLVAGICAVSDFVLISAGVGGLGTLIQSFPTVVEIARWAGAVVVLAYGGMAARRAWKGQQVVMGRHSMTSRTVGAAVATTLALTWLNPHVYLDTVVLVGGLAATHGDDRWWFGLGACLASTAWFVALGYGARYLAPLLEKPGAWRVLDSVVALTMVAVAATLILGA, encoded by the coding sequence ATGCTCTCCGCGCTTGCCGGGATGGCCTTCGGCCTCTCGCTCATCGTCGCCGTCGGCGCCCAGAACATCTTCGTCCTCCGCCAGGGCCTGCGCAGGGAGCACGTGGGCCTCGTCGCCGGCATCTGCGCCGTCAGCGACTTCGTGCTCATCTCGGCCGGGGTCGGCGGGCTCGGCACGCTGATCCAGAGCTTCCCCACGGTGGTCGAGATCGCCCGGTGGGCGGGCGCCGTCGTCGTGCTGGCCTACGGCGGCATGGCCGCCCGGCGCGCGTGGAAGGGCCAGCAGGTCGTCATGGGGCGGCACAGCATGACCTCGCGGACCGTGGGCGCCGCCGTCGCCACCACGCTCGCGCTGACCTGGCTGAACCCCCACGTCTACCTCGACACCGTGGTGCTCGTGGGCGGGCTCGCCGCGACGCACGGCGACGACCGGTGGTGGTTCGGGCTCGGCGCCTGCCTGGCCAGCACCGCGTGGTTCGTCGCTCTGGGCTACGGGGCGCGCTACCTCGCGCCGCTGCTGGAGAAGCCCGGCGCCTGGCGGGTCCTGGACAGCGTGGTCGCCCTGACCATGGTGGCCGTGGCCGCCACGCTGATCCTGGGCGCCTGA
- a CDS encoding LysR family transcriptional regulator ArgP produces MRWDSRQLEALAAVVAEGSFDAAAQALHVTPSAVSQRIRALENAAGSVLVRRARPVVATSSGQALLRLARQTELLGAEVAAELGAHGADDPPEDADDGAPGRLVTVPLAVSADSLATWVMPALAQVEGVTFDMHRADDSRTADLLREGVVMAAVTSQTAQVQGCRSTPLGTMRYRPACTRAFAARWFPHGPTPEALDAAPVVVFDRTDDLQDVYLRARAPEARPPRHHVPSTVEYEETIRLGLGWGMLLERPAIGGLHTGTGGGITPLEPGYVLDIPLHLQQWKLRSAVLDRVATALRKEATRALLPA; encoded by the coding sequence ATGCGATGGGACTCCCGCCAGCTCGAGGCGCTGGCCGCCGTGGTCGCCGAGGGCTCGTTCGACGCCGCGGCCCAGGCCCTGCACGTCACGCCGTCGGCGGTGAGCCAGCGCATCCGGGCCCTGGAGAACGCGGCGGGCAGCGTGCTGGTGCGGCGGGCCCGGCCGGTCGTCGCGACGTCGTCGGGCCAGGCGCTCCTGCGCCTCGCCCGGCAGACCGAGCTGCTCGGCGCGGAGGTGGCCGCGGAGCTGGGCGCGCACGGCGCCGACGACCCGCCCGAGGACGCGGACGACGGCGCGCCCGGCCGCCTCGTCACGGTGCCCCTGGCCGTGAGCGCCGACTCCCTGGCCACCTGGGTGATGCCCGCGCTCGCCCAGGTCGAGGGCGTCACGTTCGACATGCACCGCGCCGACGACAGCCGCACCGCCGACCTGCTCCGCGAGGGCGTGGTGATGGCGGCGGTCACCTCGCAGACGGCGCAGGTGCAGGGCTGCCGCAGCACGCCGCTCGGGACCATGCGTTACCGCCCCGCGTGCACGCGCGCCTTCGCGGCGCGCTGGTTCCCCCACGGCCCGACGCCGGAGGCCCTCGACGCCGCGCCCGTCGTCGTCTTCGACCGGACGGACGACCTGCAGGACGTCTACCTGCGCGCCAGGGCGCCGGAAGCCCGGCCGCCGCGGCACCACGTGCCGAGCACCGTCGAGTACGAGGAGACCATCCGGCTGGGCCTGGGCTGGGGCATGCTCCTGGAGCGGCCGGCGATCGGCGGGCTGCACACCGGCACCGGCGGCGGCATCACGCCGCTGGAGCCCGGCTACGTCCTGGACATCCCGCTCCACCTGCAGCAGTGGAAGCTGCGCTCGGCCGTGCTGGACCGGGTCGCCACGGCGCTGCGAAAAGAAGCAACACGAGCACTGCTCCCGGCGTGA
- a CDS encoding LysE/ArgO family amino acid transporter, with protein MLPLLAGLGFGLSLIVAIGAQNAFVLRQGLRKEHVGVVAAICAASDVALYAAGAAGFGPLVERWPNAVVVVRWLGAAVVLGYGAMAAWRAVKGDTTLAAADDGALGDGPGRRLKPVVLTALALTWLNPHVYLDTIVLQGSVAATYGDTRWWFSAGAMISSVAWFAALAYGARLLAPVLRRPGAWRVLDGVIALIMLAVAVSLLAG; from the coding sequence ATGCTCCCCCTGCTCGCCGGACTCGGTTTCGGCCTCTCGCTCATCGTCGCCATCGGGGCCCAGAACGCGTTCGTCCTGCGCCAGGGGCTGCGCAAGGAGCACGTGGGCGTCGTGGCGGCCATCTGCGCGGCGTCCGACGTCGCGCTCTACGCCGCGGGCGCCGCCGGCTTCGGGCCCCTCGTGGAGCGCTGGCCCAACGCCGTCGTCGTCGTGCGCTGGCTGGGCGCCGCCGTCGTGCTCGGGTACGGGGCCATGGCCGCCTGGCGGGCGGTCAAGGGGGACACGACCCTCGCCGCGGCCGACGACGGCGCCCTCGGCGACGGACCCGGCCGCCGCCTCAAGCCCGTGGTCCTCACGGCGCTCGCTCTGACCTGGCTGAACCCCCACGTCTACCTCGACACGATCGTGCTGCAGGGCTCGGTCGCCGCCACCTACGGCGACACGCGCTGGTGGTTCTCCGCGGGCGCGATGATCTCCAGCGTCGCCTGGTTCGCCGCCCTCGCCTACGGCGCCCGGCTGCTCGCCCCCGTGCTGCGGCGCCCGGGCGCGTGGCGCGTGCTCGACGGCGTGATCGCGCTGATCATGCTGGCCGTCGCGGTCTCCCTGCTGGCGGGGTGA
- a CDS encoding pyridoxal phosphate-dependent aminotransferase, with translation MDAHPSPGPDSSGRGQDRWQATASAAGLLADDGSVAVTIFAEMSALAVRTGAINLGQGFPDVDGPEYVKQAAIQAIEAGRNQYAPGDGVPELRQAVADHQKRHYGLDVDPDTEVLVTTGATEALTASVLALTRPGDEVLTLEPFYDSHAAAIGMSGATHVTAPLVPGPDGFRLDVEALRAAATDRLRMILLNSPHNPTGTVLTRDELEAVAAVAREHDAIVVTDEVYEHLTFGAEHIPVSTLPGMAERTLTISSSGKTFSFTGWKVGWLHGPADLVTAVRTVKQYLTYTSGAPFQPAIAQALADDDTPRDLAASLASRRDLLCAGLETAGFEVTRPAGTYFVMADASAVLARLGLRDGVELCRRLPELAGVVAIPASAFCRAGSPTAQALANHVRFTFVKREEVLRDAATRLAGLGVPLS, from the coding sequence ATGGACGCCCACCCTTCACCCGGTCCCGACTCCTCCGGCCGCGGCCAGGACCGCTGGCAGGCCACCGCGAGCGCCGCCGGGCTGCTGGCCGACGACGGCAGCGTCGCCGTCACGATCTTCGCCGAGATGTCGGCCCTGGCGGTCCGCACGGGTGCGATCAACCTCGGCCAGGGGTTCCCCGACGTCGACGGGCCCGAGTACGTGAAGCAGGCCGCGATCCAGGCGATCGAGGCGGGCCGCAACCAGTACGCCCCCGGGGACGGCGTGCCGGAGCTGCGGCAGGCCGTCGCGGACCACCAGAAGCGGCACTACGGGCTGGACGTCGACCCCGACACCGAGGTGCTGGTCACGACGGGTGCCACCGAGGCGCTGACGGCGTCCGTCCTGGCCCTGACCCGGCCGGGCGACGAGGTGCTCACGCTGGAGCCGTTCTACGACTCGCACGCCGCGGCGATCGGCATGTCGGGCGCCACGCACGTGACCGCTCCCCTGGTGCCGGGACCGGACGGTTTCCGGCTCGACGTCGAGGCCCTGCGCGCCGCGGCGACCGACCGCCTGCGGATGATCCTGCTCAACTCGCCGCACAACCCGACCGGGACGGTGCTCACGCGCGACGAGCTGGAGGCCGTCGCCGCGGTCGCCCGGGAGCACGACGCGATCGTGGTGACCGACGAGGTCTACGAGCACCTCACGTTCGGCGCGGAGCACATCCCCGTCTCGACGCTGCCGGGGATGGCGGAGCGCACGCTGACCATCTCGTCGTCGGGCAAGACGTTCTCGTTCACGGGCTGGAAGGTGGGCTGGTTGCACGGGCCGGCCGACCTGGTCACGGCGGTGCGCACGGTCAAGCAGTACCTCACGTACACGTCGGGCGCGCCGTTCCAGCCCGCCATCGCGCAGGCCCTGGCCGACGACGACACGCCCCGCGACCTGGCCGCCTCCCTCGCGAGCCGCCGCGACCTGCTGTGCGCGGGCCTGGAGACCGCCGGCTTCGAGGTGACGCGCCCGGCCGGCACGTACTTCGTGATGGCGGACGCGTCGGCCGTGCTCGCCCGGCTGGGCCTGCGCGACGGCGTCGAACTGTGCCGCAGGCTGCCCGAGCTGGCGGGCGTCGTGGCGATCCCGGCGTCGGCGTTCTGCCGCGCGGGCTCCCCGACGGCGCAGGCCCTGGCGAACCACGTGCGGTTCACCTTCGTGAAGCGCGAGGAGGTGCTGCGCGACGCCGCGACCCGGCTGGCCGGCCTGGGAGTCCCGCTGAGCTAG
- a CDS encoding tetratricopeptide repeat protein has product MLAQSTAVIRHDRIKIREYCTQFANQPILASLHNIGLLGVESPAISGVLHSINAFSRANQAQLLDGMNGHELLATFSLYSPAPIRRSLLMASQIDASPGAGAVLGLFPSWSLASWNSGTESITLNDITTTASRENLSPSEVREATSAAIRMIRNANWLPEGAWHSGPPTQDGRYAASLAAALWSNACELDIGDDLLVELGELRLSVAKFEFADGNFQTSLNIGTAVASALDKIQSERADLVAIATSTHAAHCLLALGEKSSAITAYRSLAEKTSATHGHLSPLHIETILGLANTYRSAGQANNAVRVLEGLIKGTRIAQDLPSTVQAEIFGSLGFAYLVNNNPLKAIPLLERSVSIRRKTLGERALMTLAVQTNLGRAYLEVMDPRASATIEETFQAKVESLGCDHPQTLVSMHYYAISLISRGEFDDGMSLLLDTLKARIKRLGESHPDTQLTANVVRSFTDVEPL; this is encoded by the coding sequence GTGCTCGCGCAATCCACCGCCGTAATCCGTCACGATCGGATCAAAATTCGAGAGTATTGCACCCAATTTGCCAACCAGCCCATTCTGGCTTCGCTGCACAACATTGGTCTGCTTGGTGTCGAGAGTCCTGCAATTTCCGGAGTGCTTCACTCGATCAACGCCTTTAGCCGAGCAAACCAAGCCCAGCTTTTGGACGGGATGAACGGCCACGAATTGCTCGCCACATTCTCACTCTACTCACCAGCCCCAATTCGGAGATCGCTCCTGATGGCTTCACAGATCGATGCTTCACCGGGCGCAGGAGCCGTATTGGGGCTGTTTCCATCGTGGTCGCTAGCTAGTTGGAACTCTGGCACAGAATCGATTACTTTGAACGATATAACTACTACGGCTTCTCGCGAGAATTTGTCACCCAGCGAGGTGAGAGAAGCGACCTCGGCTGCAATAAGAATGATCCGGAACGCAAATTGGCTACCGGAGGGCGCTTGGCATTCTGGCCCACCGACGCAAGATGGGCGCTACGCAGCCTCGCTTGCAGCCGCACTTTGGAGCAATGCGTGCGAACTTGACATCGGCGACGATCTGCTAGTTGAACTTGGAGAACTGCGACTGTCGGTCGCGAAATTCGAGTTCGCGGATGGCAATTTTCAAACTTCGTTGAACATCGGGACAGCGGTCGCCTCTGCTCTCGATAAGATCCAGTCAGAGCGCGCGGACTTAGTTGCCATCGCTACATCGACTCACGCGGCACATTGCCTCCTCGCATTGGGCGAGAAGAGTTCTGCTATTACCGCCTACAGGAGCCTTGCCGAGAAGACATCAGCGACGCATGGGCATCTCTCACCTCTCCATATAGAAACAATTCTGGGCCTCGCAAACACTTACCGATCGGCCGGACAGGCTAACAATGCGGTGCGCGTCCTCGAAGGACTTATCAAAGGCACTAGAATCGCACAGGATTTACCCAGCACGGTTCAGGCTGAAATCTTCGGAAGTCTCGGATTTGCGTACCTCGTGAACAACAATCCGCTGAAAGCAATCCCTCTACTTGAGAGGTCCGTCTCGATTCGGCGTAAGACCCTAGGAGAGCGGGCCCTCATGACGCTAGCAGTGCAGACCAATCTCGGCCGGGCCTACCTAGAAGTCATGGACCCTAGGGCGTCGGCCACGATTGAGGAGACTTTCCAGGCGAAGGTCGAGTCTCTCGGATGCGATCACCCGCAGACACTCGTGAGCATGCACTATTACGCCATTTCTCTCATTTCAAGGGGTGAGTTTGATGACGGGATGTCCCTCTTGCTTGACACACTGAAAGCGCGCATTAAGAGGCTCGGGGAGAGCCATCCAGACACGCAATTGACCGCGAACGTCGTCCGGTCATTCACCGACGTTGAACCGCTATAG